The Flavivirga eckloniae genomic interval CAAAGTAGAAAAAGTGCCATCAATTACTCTATTAGCACTGTTAATAGGAAAAGGATGTTCTTCACTATTAATAATCAAATTATGTAAATACCATGTACCGTCTTTGATTATGGGACTTTGTGAAAAACTGCTATATGATACAATAAAAATAAAAAGAGGAATGATATACTTCATGGAATATGATAAACTACAAATATAGAACCCCTAAGGTATCAAAAACATTACTCTTTAACAACAATAATAGTAGCTTTAACATCAATAGAAAGTGCCCATAAATCTGAAGCTAAAATATTATTTTGGTCATCTATTATTCTAAAATGTGCTGTATTAGGTAAGGTGTATCCCTCATGTAAAGCTAAAAAGTCTATTTTATTAAACCCTTCTTTTAAAGTCAATTTAAAACCACCAAATCCGCCTGATAATGAAACACGATATTCAACAATTTCGTCATTTACTGAAACTCGAATTAAATCGCCATCAACTTGACCATAATCCCTGTATTGAACATAAACATATTTAGATTTTGTTTTAATATCTCCAAAATACAAATCTACCTTACTTCCTTTTGTACCTAGCCCCTGCTCTTCTTTAATAGCATTAACCTTTCTCTTTATTTGTTCTTCATAGAGTTCTCCCGGATTGCCAAACTCTTCTTGCGGAAACATGGAAAACTTCTTTTTTGGCATATTAAGATTCTTATATGTACGAGGTGTATTTATATTATTTATACCTGTATTGTTATTAATGGGTTTGGATGGCAGTAAGGATTTAGAATCTAACGAGTCCTTATTACTTTTTATAGCAGGAATAGCTATAGATTTCTTTTTCGAATCAACCTGGGCATACGTTGATAACGAGAAAAGGAAAAGAATAAAAAATGAAATATAAAGTCTCATTTGTTTTACTTATTCATTGAGTTTATGGGCATAATACGATCCAAAGATATTTTTTTATCTAAAAACATACTCACTCCGATGCAATTTTTTGTATTCATTTAACACAATAATCATTCCTAAAAGGCTTAAAAGGTCTAAAAAATGAGTTATTACTTACCAATACCCTACCAAAATAGTTAAAATATGTTAATTTATTACTTTGTTATACATAGTACTGTAACAATTTACATTTATTGTCGTCTATCTAGTATAATCAAATTAAATAACTATTATGAGAACTTTAAACAACAATCAAATAAGTGGAACTTTAACTGGTACTAAAAGTAACCAATGGAATAAAAAAAGACGTTTTAGATAATTGAAAATCAAAAATGACTTCAGGGATTTAGACTATGCTCAATCCCCACTAATCAATCAAAAATCAAACAGAAATTATGAGAACATTAAACGACAATCAAATAAGTGGAACTTTAATTGGTACTAAAAGTAGCCAATGGAATAAAAAAAGACGTTTTAGATAATTGAAAATCAAAAATGACTTCAGGGATTTCGACTATGCTCAATCCCCACTAATCAATCAAAAATCAAACAGAAATCATGAGAACATTAAACACTAATCAATTAACCAATACCCTACCCCATACAAAAAGCTACAACTGGAATAGTAAAAGACGTTACAGATAAGTAACGTCTTTAAGACAAAAAAATTCATCAATCAATCTATGCCGAACTCGCCCGTACAGAACTTGTTTCAGCATTTCACTATCAAAAATCAATCAAAAATGAAATCAACAGTCAAAATATCTAAATACATAAATACTATCACTCAAGAAAATTTACTGACCAATAGAATCGTACCAAATCTTAGCTATTCGTATGAAGATGACTGGAGACGGTTAAAACACTATGCTTACTAAATTAACTTTATAACCTTTTAATTTACAAGTTAATAAGGCTCTTCGCTTTAGCTTATCTTAAGTACTTCTATTAAGCTCAGCATCAACTAAAGTCGAAAGGCTTTAAATGACAAAATGAATTACTCTTATTTTATTCACTAATTATAGCCTAGATTAGCTAGTTTTCTTTTTATTATGTCTTTTAGAGACTCTTAAAAAACGAACAGTAGCAGCATACTATAGCCTAACGAGATCAATTCGTATAACTTTTAGAAATACAAGTAGTTATAATTTTGTAAGGCTTACTGCTACACTCACATTTAAAGTATTTGAAAAACTAAGTTGTTCGAACAATTCATTAACCATTTTGAATAATTTACCCACTTTACTTCCTTGGTTTATTGACTAATTTTGATTGCCCCCACGACTAAAAGTCATTCAAAATTAACTTAAAGTAAAGCCCTTTTATGAAAAAAGACTTGTTTATTCTAAATAGTGATAGAGCTTTAGTGGAAAGTCTTAAAGAAGGAAAAATAAAAGCATTTGAAAAGTTATTTAATAAATATAGTAAGAACCTATATGGTTTTGCTTTAGGATATTTAAAGTCTCCTGTAGAAGCAGAAGGTGTTGTGCAGGATGTCTTTTCAAAAGTTTGGGAAAAAAGAGCTGATTTAAAACCAGAACATAGTTTCAAATCTTACATTTTTACCATAGCATTAAACTTGATAAAAAAAATATTTATTAAAAGAAATAAAATTCGAACCTATTTAAATTCAAAAGAAAAGGTCATTGATTTTGATCAATCCACTTTAAGTCAAATTGATTATAATTTTATGATGAAACGAGTTATGGAATTGGTTTCTAAAATGCCGGATCGCAGGCGAGAAACATTTATAAAAAGCCGTTTTGATGGACTGTCTGTAAAAGAAATAGCTAAAGAAATGAATGTTAGCCCTAAAACTGTAGAAAACCAAATTACTTCTGCCCTAAGGTTTATCAAGCTCAATTGGGATTTTAACGAACCTCAAGAAAAAGCACAAATAGTATAGAGCTTATTAGTATCAAAAACTATTTACTTTAGTACATTTCACTTTAAACTTCTAAAAACATTTGGCTCGAATTATATGAATTCGTACTAATTAAGTTTTACAATCTCTAGTCTTTTATATTTCGGTATTTCTCTTTACAAACTTTCAGCCTTAAAATGAGTGTCAGTCCTATTACCGTAAGGTCAATGCGTCTTAATTAACATAATAAACTTATTTAGGTTAGTAGGGGAACTCTTTAGTTTAAGGATATTACCACCAAGCATTTTGTTTGCCCTCATAAATAACATTTTTTTGATGAAACAAAACATTGATAGGAAAAGAATAAAAAACTATTTCTCTGGCAATTATGACCAAAAAGATAGTTTATATATAGAAAAATTGTTTTCAAATACAGAAGTAGAAGAAGAATTGAAAGCATTTCTTGAGCAAAATTGGAATGAATCTCATAACCAATATGATATACCAGACCACGACTTAGATCATATATTACTTAGACTTTATGAGGAAATAAATCAAAAAGAGCAAAGTAACTCACAAAAAAATATCTTCATTAAAGTATGGAAAGCTTATGCTCGCATAGCCGCTATATTAATACTACCTATAGCATTTATGTGCATGATTTATTTTAATGTAGTACAAGAAGAATATACAAATGAAGATTCTTATGTAGAAGTTAGCGCGCCTTTAGGTTCTAGGGTTCAATTCACACTTCCAGATAGTAGTATGGGTTGGTTAAATAGTGGTTCTAAAATTAAATACCCGGCAAAGTTTGGTAAAACCAGAGATGTTGAATTAACTGGTGAGGCTTGGTTTGATGTTAAAAAAAATGCGAGCAAACCTTTTAATGTATATGCCTCTAATGTTAACATCTCTGTTTTAGGAACGCAATTCAATGTTTCAGCCTATCAAAATGAAAAAGTAGATGTTGTTTTAGAAACTGGAAAAGTGAAGTTAAAACAGCTAAATACTAGTGAAGAGTTGGAAATGGATCCACAAGATAGAGTTGTAATAAATACCGAAGATAATAGCGTAGATAAAACAAAACTAGAAGAAGCCTATAAGTATTCTAGTTGGAAAGAAGGTAAACTTATTTTTAGAAACGACCCCATTAATGAAGTCGCAAAAAGATTAAGTAGGTGGTACAATGTATCGGTTGATATCGAGAATAAAAATGATAAAGATTTACGGTTAAGAGCAACATTTGTAGATGAAGATATTGAAGAAGTGCTACGTTTATTAAAGATGAGCTTCCCTATTGATTATAAAATAGAATCGAGAGAGAAAGACGAAAATAATCAATTCAGTAAACGTAAAATAGTAATTAAAGTTGAATGAAAAATATACAAAAACAACTAACTAAATATAAATATATGCCTATGTGAATTTGAGATAAAAAAGAACAGGAATGTAGTTGCAATACATCCCTGTTAAAAATTATTAGCAGAATTAACAAATTAAAAAACTACTAAATAACAAAAATATGAAAAAAAAAGCAGAGCGGTGTGATCTACAATCGCGCCGTATTAGAAATATCTTGAGAATTATGAAAATATCGGTATTCCTGTTTTTAGTTACAGTTACAAGTGTTTTTGCAAATGGTTCTTATTCCCAGAATAAAAAAATGACCTTAAACATGACGAATGTAAAACTGGGATCTGTACTAGATGCTATTGAAGAAAAGAGTGAATTTTATTTTCTTATCAATAAAGACCTTATCGACGAAAACAGCATTGTTAGCATTAATGTAACAAAGACTAAAATAAGCAATATTTTAGATCTATTATTAAATAAGAACAAAATTGAATACGTCATTCAGGATAAGCAGATTGTTTTCATAAAACGTGAGCTTCAAAAAATGAAAGGTGTTACTAATCAAGGGGTAACAACTAGTGACCTTTCTGTGAATTTAGAAACATCTCTTGTAAACATAAAAACTGTTCAAAATAAAATTAGAGGTAAGGTCACAGATGCCAATGGTGTGGCACTTCCAGGTGTTAATGTTATAGTAAAGGGAACCAGTATAGGAGCACAAACTGACTTTGATGGAGATTACTCTTTAAATGTGCCTAGTGATTCTACTATATTGGTTTTTTCTTATTTAGGTTTTAAGACGCAAGAAGTAGAAATTGCCAATAAAACATTAGTAAATATCTCTTTAATTGAAGACATAGCAAAATTAGAAGAAATTGTTGTTGTGGGTTATGGAGGTGTTAAAAGGAGTGATTTAACAGGTTCCGTTTCATCTGTAACTCAAAAAGACATTCAGGAGATCCCAACGAATACGATTAGTAATTTGCTACAAGGTAGAGCCGCAGGAGTACAAGTAACCACTGGTGATGGAGCACCCGGAGGAGGAATCAATATTAGAATTAGGGGAAATAGTACCATCACTGGATCTACAGAACCTTTGTATATAATAGATGGATTTCCTGTTAATAGTGATAACGATGACCTTTATGTAGGTGGTGGTTTTAATGAAGGAGGAGATGATAATAAAGTACGTGCAAATGCATTATCTTTTATAAACCCTGCCGATATAGAATCCATTGAAATATTAAAAGACGCCGCAGCCACAGCTATTTATGGTAGCAGGGGGTCTAATGGTGTTGTACTTATTACTACTAAAGGAGGCGCTATTGGTAAAACAAAAGTAAGCGTTAATTATTCTACAGGTGCCCAAACTGTTATTAAAAAAATTACCACATTAGATGGACCAGCTTGGGTAGCAGGATTAACAGAGGCAGAAATTAACAACAATATAGCTCCTGCAGATGTAAGGTATAACGGTTCTGACGAGTTTCATCCATTAGCACAAAATGCCGAAACCCATAATTGGCAAGACATTTTATATAGAACAGCATTAATACAAGATGTTTCAGTGACTTTTTCTGGAGGAACAGATAAAACCAAATATTTTTTATCTGGAAAATATTATGATGCTGAAGGTATCATGGTAGGGTCTAACTATGAGGACATGCAAGCGAGATTCAACCTAGATCAAGAAGTAGGTTTTCTTAACCTAAAGAGTAACTTTTTGGTGAGTCACAATATTAATAATAGAGTTCCCGCAGGAGCAGGATTCAATTATAATGTAGTTAGAGAAGCTTTAAGTTTTTCTCCAGCCATTAACCCAGATTGGTTTAATGATGCTGCTGGGCTTTGGTACACAGATCCAAAAACATCTGGGCCAAATGTTTATACCAACCCCCTTAGGATAATTGAAGGAATACACGATGAGATTGCAACCAATCGTCTTTTGGGAAATGTTCAAATGGACTTAAAACTTCATAAAACATTGAAGTTAACAGGAAGTTATGGTATAGATTATTCAAATGCTACAAGAGATACTTATATTGATAGAACATTAACATTCTCAGGAACCCCTAATAACAATGGTACTGCTAGAATTAATAATGTTATATCTACTAGAACTAATGCCAATACCTACCTAACTTACAATCAATCTTTTGGTGAGCATAATTTAAATGGAATTGTTGGTGTAGAAAGAGTTAAACAGGTTAATGAGTTTTTAAATGTTTCTATATCCGATTTTTTAGCAGATGACTTAAGAACAGATAATATTGGAGGTGGAAATTCTGAGCTTCTTGGAGCAAGTAATGGTAAGCGCCAATGGCAAACAGAAGGGTATTTTGGGCGTTTAAATTACGATTATCAAGGTAAATATTATATAAGTCTTAACGCAAGATATGATGGATCCTCGGTATTTGGAAAAAATAATAAGTGGGCATTTTTCCCATCACTTGCATTAGCATGGAAACCTACAAAAGAAAATTTTCTACAAAATCAGAATGTTATTTCAGATTTTAAAATAAGAGGAAGTATTGGTCAGACTGGTAATGGAAATATAGATGCATATAGTTCATTAGGAGTATGGTCAATTGGTCCCAATAGATATAGTTATGGCAACGGAGAGTTAGTAAATGGGGCAAGTTTGTCTCGTATTCAAAATGACAACTTAAAATGGGAAACAACAACTCAATATAATATTGGTTTTGATGCCAGATTTCTTAATGGTAAACTAGGGCTTACTTTTGATTATTATTTAAAGGACACAGATGATTTAATATTGGATGTAGTTATACCTAAAAGTTCAGGTTTTAAGTCATCAAGGCAAAATCTTGGAGCACTAAGAAATTCAGGAGTTGAACTTGCTGCAGATTATGCTGTATTTAGGAGCAAAAATTTTAGTTGGGATGTAAACGCCAATGCAACATTTATGAGTAGTGAGGCTACAGATGTAGGAGAAGGTACTACTATAGATCCAAATACTAATGAGCCATATATTGAAGTTTCAGAATGGCAAAGAAGAGGTGGATTAAGACTTTATGAAGGAAAACCTGCAGGACAAATTTATGGTTTCGTTACCGAAGGTGTTTTTGATAATCAAGAACAAGCAGATAATTGGCCGGTAGATATGGATTCTAATAGAAATAATAATAAAGCAGGATATTGGATATATAAAGACATTAATGGAGATGGTATTATTACAGATGACGATCAACAATCTCTAGGTACTGGCCAGCCAAAAATGATTTTTGGTTTTACCCATCGTCTTAAATATAAAGCTTTAGATTTATCACTATTTTTTCAAGGAACCACAGGAGGAAAAGTTGTCATGTTTTATCCAGGTGATTCAGATGATCCATTTTATTCAGATTTTTGGACACCAGAAAATCAAGATGCGCAAGTAGCAAGAAGAGGTGATAATGGCTTTAGACACAATAGATTTCATAGTAGAGATGTGCAAAACGGAAACTACCTGCGTTTAAAAAATGTACGATTGGGGTATACAGTTCCAACTAAATCCATTAGTTTTTTAAGCGGTCTTAACCTATACATGAATATATCTAATTTATTTACAATTACAGGATATAAAGGATATGATCCCGATGTAAGTTCTGGTGGTACAGTACCATTTAGTCAAGGTTTTGACACAGGAGTATATCCAAAAGCTAAGACATTTACTTTTGGTTTAAATGCTAATTTTTAACAAAAAAATCTTAAGAGAAATGAAAAAATATATTTATAACCTTTTTTTAATGCTTATAGTTGTTCTCCCAATAGTTGGTTGCGATAGCTACTTAGAAGAAGAACTTCACGATACGTATGGAGAAGGAAATTTTCCAACAGAGGCAACAGTTGAAACGATATTAAATACAGCACACAGTGATATAGGTAAAGCCGTATTAAATGCCAATTGGATGCATTGGGCTGTTGGGTTTCCTACACCATCTTTACATTACAGGTACCGCCAGGTACATCAAAGAAACAACCTGTCATCATGGACATGGAATACAACCCGAACAGACCCTGCTTATTTTGATATATTAGAATTTATGTGGGATGCAGTCAGGTCTTCAAACGAAATAATTGACAAAGTTCCCGATATTGAAATGAAAGACACCAAAAGGCAAGCAGAAATTATTGCTGAAGCTAAATTTATAAGAGCTATGTGTTACTTTTATGCGGTTAGACTTTGGGGTGGCATGCCCATTATAGACAAACCACAAGGACTTAGCGACGATTTGTACCCCAAAAGAGCCACTACCACAGAGACCTATGCGTTCTTAACTAAAGATTTAAAGGAAGCTATTGTTGATTTACCTACTAGAAGTGAATATATTTCTAGAGGCATTCCTTTGGGGCATATAACTAAAGGAGCTGCCAAAGGCACTTTGGCTAAAGCTTACATAACGATGGCTGGGAAACCATTAGAAGATAATTCTAATTTAACAGAAGCAAGGACGTTATTGGAAGAAGTAATCAACTCAGGTGAGTATAGCTTGGTTGGTGTAGGAGCATCAAACCCTTATGAGTTACTTTTTGATTGGCAAAACGACAATAACGAAGAGTTTTTATATGCCATCCAGAAAGAAGGCCCATCCCAAAATTATAGAGGAATATTTGGATATTTCACACCTAAACATGCTACTTCTGGAATATGGACTAGCGGAGAGGGTGACAAATTTTCCAAAGGAGCTGGTCTTGATGGCGTACCTCCAGAATTTGTAGATTGGTATGCTTCTCATGATTCTGGACCAAGATTCCAATGGAGTATTGTTACTGAATATGTTTTACAAGAAGATATAAACGGATTTAACGCTGGTGAAATACTTAGATACGATGCAGGGCCTGATGCACAAGGACATGTAGGAAAATGGAGAGCTCGAGGAGCTGAACTTACAGGGAATTTCAATAACCCGAATAACTTTCCAGTATTACGATATGCAGACATTTTATTATTACATTCTGAAGTTACTAATGAGTTAGATACTCCAGACTATTCAGGAATTAATGCCGTTAGAGAAAGAGCTGGCTTACCACTTTTAGGAGGATTGTCTAAAGAGGATTTTAGAGATGCCGTGTTTTTAGAGCGAGATTTAGAGCTTACTTTTGAACATAATATGTTATTTGATATGCGTAGAAGAGGTTTAGAGTATACAAAGTCAAAACTAGTAGGCTTTTATAACCCTAATCAAAACAATTATCCAAATTCTTTCGACATTCAAGATATTGAACCACATAGGCTATTATTCCCTTATCCACAAAGAGATTTGGAATCTAACCCTAATTTAGAGCAAAATCCTGGATATCCGAGATAATATTTAGATTGATTAGTCCTAAAGTAACCGTTACAGCTTTTATTTAGGATTAAATTATTAAACCCCTCAACAAACCATATTTTGTTGAGGGATTTTATTTTGGTATTACTCTGTTTATGTATTATGCCTTTGCTATTAGTCAATTAATACAAACTTACTTTTTAGATTTAAGTAACTTTTTGACCAACAACTTCAATTTAAAAATTTCCTTTTCTTGTTTATCTATTCGAGTATTCTGCGTTTTCAATTTTTGAATTTCTTTTTCCTGTTGGATGGTGTAAAGTGTTAACTCTTCTATTTTTTGAAGTAATTTCGAATCCATTTCTCCAAGGAAAATTCCATTTTCACCCACTTCTTCTGCACTTGGAATATCTTTTAAATGTCCCTTTTCTTTAATATGGTTTTCCACTTCTTGAAGGGTTGGTAATTTGTAATCGTTATAGAAAACAAAATCCGACCAACTAGTTTCTACTTTGATTTCTTTAGCTCTAATCTTTCCATTTACTGCTAATTTCCAAGAACCAGGGTTTATTGTTCCTATTCCTACTCCTGTATTTTCACCAGGTAGAATAACTATTCTTCCACTTGAGTTAGCAGATGCATCAATTTTGAGTTGATTTGTCAAACTACTCGTATAAATATCAAAAGTTCTTTTAGCATCTTCCCAATTCGAATGGATACTTCCATAAAATTGACTGCTATTATCATAACCATATACTCGTATTTGTCTTCTCTCACCATTTTTAGAGACTTCCTCTCCTAAATAAAAATCTCCACCTTCTATATCCAGTTTTGCTTTTGGAGAAACTGTACCTATTCCTACGTTTCCATTTAATAAGTTTAACAAATTTGTATTTACTGAGCCAGATTTATAAATATTAAGCGCCCCTGAAAAACCTGTTTCTTTTATAGAAAAACTCCCTGATGAATTAGTAACAAATCTCCATGAATCTGAGCCATTTCTAACTCTTATTGCCCCATCTATATCTAGCTTTTCTGAAGGATAAGTAATTCCTATACCAACATTATCAGTAGTCGTTAAATTAGTTCCATTATCATTCCATTGTGCAAATGATGATAAGTTAAAAATAAATGTGATCGTAATTAATAGTGCTATTTTTTTCATTTTTTAGATTTTAATAATTCTTCAACCAATATCTTCAATTCAGAGATCTCTCTTTCTTGCTTTTTCAACTTTTGAATTTCTTTTTCCTGTTGAATGGTATAAAGTGTTAATTCTTCTATTTTTTGAAGCAATTTCGAATCCATTTCTCCTAGAAAAATGCCATTTTCTTCCACTTCTTCTGCGCTTGGAATATCTTTTAAATGTCCTTTTTCTTTAATATGATTTTCTACTTCTTGAAGAGTTGGTAATTTATAATCGTCATAGAAAACAAAATCCGACCAACCTGTTTCTACTTTTATTTCTTTAGCTCTAATTTTCCCATTAACAGCTAGTTTCCATGAGCCTGAATTAGTTGTTCCTATTCCAATATTACCATCCAGAACATTTAAATTTCCAGTATAAAGGTGACTATAGTTGGGCAATTTATCATATATTTTAAGATAACCTCCATTGTCGGATAAATCTAAGTCACTAGTAGCTCCTAAATTTAATGTTGCATATTTTGAGTTAATTACCTGAAAAGTGCCAGCGTTCGTCCCTACAGTAGATTTGATCCATAATTCTGAAGTACCTCCTTTGTTTATTACAGCAAATTGTGGCTGATTATGTGATCCATACCCCATGGTTTGATGCCTTTGAATTATATATGTTTTGGCATTAATAAATTGAATTTCGCCTTTTGCTATTGAAGGATTATGTGCCGTTGTATGGTCATATACATAATCTATATAAGCATGCCTCCCTCCTATAGTTGCTATTAAATACCATTTGCCATCACTCGGTAAGGTAAAGCTTTGAGAAAACACACTAAAACTTGAAAATGATACAATTAAAAAGAGGAAAATTTCTCTAGCATTTATTTTGATTTTTTTATTCATGATAAGGTTTTTAAAATAGTTTGATTTTTTTAACACATAAAATAACCACAATGTGCTGACATTAAAATTAGGATATGTTCTTGAAAACCTTGTTAAGGTTTCCCTTATAATTGGTAAGGCAAACCACTTTTTTTAATAAGGGATAATTAAAACTTTTATAGATTTTAAACTATTTTTCCTTATTCTAAATAAGGAAAAACCTTAGTTTGATAAATCGGTTAGAACTCATAAACATAAAAATGCAAAAAAGCTTCTGCATGATTGCAAAAGCTTTTTAATTTATTATTTATCAATTTTATTTGCTTACTACGGATAGTTTAGCGGGAGCGGGTAATTTTTTAAAATAGCTTTTGTTTATTTACTTAATTCGCTAGAAAGAATATCATTTCTTTAAATTATTT includes:
- a CDS encoding RagB/SusD family nutrient uptake outer membrane protein translates to MKKYIYNLFLMLIVVLPIVGCDSYLEEELHDTYGEGNFPTEATVETILNTAHSDIGKAVLNANWMHWAVGFPTPSLHYRYRQVHQRNNLSSWTWNTTRTDPAYFDILEFMWDAVRSSNEIIDKVPDIEMKDTKRQAEIIAEAKFIRAMCYFYAVRLWGGMPIIDKPQGLSDDLYPKRATTTETYAFLTKDLKEAIVDLPTRSEYISRGIPLGHITKGAAKGTLAKAYITMAGKPLEDNSNLTEARTLLEEVINSGEYSLVGVGASNPYELLFDWQNDNNEEFLYAIQKEGPSQNYRGIFGYFTPKHATSGIWTSGEGDKFSKGAGLDGVPPEFVDWYASHDSGPRFQWSIVTEYVLQEDINGFNAGEILRYDAGPDAQGHVGKWRARGAELTGNFNNPNNFPVLRYADILLLHSEVTNELDTPDYSGINAVRERAGLPLLGGLSKEDFRDAVFLERDLELTFEHNMLFDMRRRGLEYTKSKLVGFYNPNQNNYPNSFDIQDIEPHRLLFPYPQRDLESNPNLEQNPGYPR
- a CDS encoding RNA polymerase sigma factor, yielding MKKDLFILNSDRALVESLKEGKIKAFEKLFNKYSKNLYGFALGYLKSPVEAEGVVQDVFSKVWEKRADLKPEHSFKSYIFTIALNLIKKIFIKRNKIRTYLNSKEKVIDFDQSTLSQIDYNFMMKRVMELVSKMPDRRRETFIKSRFDGLSVKEIAKEMNVSPKTVENQITSALRFIKLNWDFNEPQEKAQIV
- a CDS encoding TonB-dependent receptor; the protein is MKKKAERCDLQSRRIRNILRIMKISVFLFLVTVTSVFANGSYSQNKKMTLNMTNVKLGSVLDAIEEKSEFYFLINKDLIDENSIVSINVTKTKISNILDLLLNKNKIEYVIQDKQIVFIKRELQKMKGVTNQGVTTSDLSVNLETSLVNIKTVQNKIRGKVTDANGVALPGVNVIVKGTSIGAQTDFDGDYSLNVPSDSTILVFSYLGFKTQEVEIANKTLVNISLIEDIAKLEEIVVVGYGGVKRSDLTGSVSSVTQKDIQEIPTNTISNLLQGRAAGVQVTTGDGAPGGGINIRIRGNSTITGSTEPLYIIDGFPVNSDNDDLYVGGGFNEGGDDNKVRANALSFINPADIESIEILKDAAATAIYGSRGSNGVVLITTKGGAIGKTKVSVNYSTGAQTVIKKITTLDGPAWVAGLTEAEINNNIAPADVRYNGSDEFHPLAQNAETHNWQDILYRTALIQDVSVTFSGGTDKTKYFLSGKYYDAEGIMVGSNYEDMQARFNLDQEVGFLNLKSNFLVSHNINNRVPAGAGFNYNVVREALSFSPAINPDWFNDAAGLWYTDPKTSGPNVYTNPLRIIEGIHDEIATNRLLGNVQMDLKLHKTLKLTGSYGIDYSNATRDTYIDRTLTFSGTPNNNGTARINNVISTRTNANTYLTYNQSFGEHNLNGIVGVERVKQVNEFLNVSISDFLADDLRTDNIGGGNSELLGASNGKRQWQTEGYFGRLNYDYQGKYYISLNARYDGSSVFGKNNKWAFFPSLALAWKPTKENFLQNQNVISDFKIRGSIGQTGNGNIDAYSSLGVWSIGPNRYSYGNGELVNGASLSRIQNDNLKWETTTQYNIGFDARFLNGKLGLTFDYYLKDTDDLILDVVIPKSSGFKSSRQNLGALRNSGVELAADYAVFRSKNFSWDVNANATFMSSEATDVGEGTTIDPNTNEPYIEVSEWQRRGGLRLYEGKPAGQIYGFVTEGVFDNQEQADNWPVDMDSNRNNNKAGYWIYKDINGDGIITDDDQQSLGTGQPKMIFGFTHRLKYKALDLSLFFQGTTGGKVVMFYPGDSDDPFYSDFWTPENQDAQVARRGDNGFRHNRFHSRDVQNGNYLRLKNVRLGYTVPTKSISFLSGLNLYMNISNLFTITGYKGYDPDVSSGGTVPFSQGFDTGVYPKAKTFTFGLNANF
- a CDS encoding FecR family protein yields the protein MKQNIDRKRIKNYFSGNYDQKDSLYIEKLFSNTEVEEELKAFLEQNWNESHNQYDIPDHDLDHILLRLYEEINQKEQSNSQKNIFIKVWKAYARIAAILILPIAFMCMIYFNVVQEEYTNEDSYVEVSAPLGSRVQFTLPDSSMGWLNSGSKIKYPAKFGKTRDVELTGEAWFDVKKNASKPFNVYASNVNISVLGTQFNVSAYQNEKVDVVLETGKVKLKQLNTSEELEMDPQDRVVINTEDNSVDKTKLEEAYKYSSWKEGKLIFRNDPINEVAKRLSRWYNVSVDIENKNDKDLRLRATFVDEDIEEVLRLLKMSFPIDYKIESREKDENNQFSKRKIVIKVE